TCTTAAACAGTCGCGGATCCAAGGGGTGCGAATTGAGCCACCAGTTTTTTCGCACTAAGCAAGCCATCCACTGCCGCTGAAACAATACCTCCTGCATAACCGGCCCCCTCACCCACTGGGTATAAACCACGAAAGCCAGGAGTTTGATAGGTTTCACGGTCTCGATCAATGCGGATGGGAGAACTACCACGCATTTCAGGGCCGACTAATACGGCATTCTCTAAAAATGCGCCATGCCACTTTTGATTCATGATCGGTAGGCCATTCTGAATCTGTGAAATCACGACTGGGGGCAGGACCTGATTCAAATTTGAAGCGACGACTCCCCTTTGATACGTGCCTTGATATCGAAATCCTGGATCAGTTTTTCGATCATTCAGAAAATCTGCGGGACGCTGAATAGGACAGTAGTAATTTTTCTCACCTAACTCAAAAGCAACTGCTTCGTATTTTCTCTGGAGCTCAACTCCTGCCAGAGGATGCTCACTCCCAAATTCTTCGGGATAGATGGTAGTCATGATGCCACTGTTCGCGAACCCGGTATCGTGTCTGGAATTGCTCATGCCATTCGTACAGAACATCTTGGGCTCTGAAATGCTAGGCATCACAATTCCCCCGGCACACATACAGAATGTATACAGATCACGCTTGCCTTTTGTGATCATCGTATAGTCTGCAGCGCCCAGCAGTGAAAGGTATTCATCACGACCATATTTGTGGCTGTTGACCTGCTCTTGAGGCTGTTCGATTCTCAGCCCCAGTTGAAATGCCTTACGAAACAGGGGGACCCCCAACTCGTATAACATGTGATAAGTATCACGGGCGCTGTGGCCAATTCCCAGAATCACCTGAGATGTTTTAAGATACCCAGACGATGTCATAACGCCCTGAATCTGACCATTGGCAACATCAATTCCCTCAAGGCGGCACTCAAATCGAAACTCACCACCCAATGCATCAATCTTCCGCCGAAAGTTTCGACAGATCATGGGAAGCTTGTTACTGCCTAAATGGGGACGATGTTCATAGACGATTGAGGGCCGCGCACCACAATCAACAAAACGCTCCAGCACCCACTGCACATCAGGTCCACTCAATCGGCAAGTGAGTTTACCATCGCTGAAACAGCCAGCGCCCCCTTCACCAAACAGGTAGTTATTTTCGTTTTGAAAGTCAGCCCCTTTATCAAAGTGTCTGATCTCGGGAACGCGCTCTTTGACTGGAAAGCCGCGTTCAATAATCAAAGGTCGGTATCCTTTGAGCGCCAGGAAATATCCGGCCAGCAACCCCGCAGGTCCTGAACCAACAACGACAGGGCGTTCATCAAGTGGTTGCGTGCCAGATTCAGGATCCAGAAAAGGAACTTCCGAATAAGCCTGGACAGAGGAATCTTCGCGAAGATTTTTCAGAACGCCTGATTCATCGGGTACCTGGACCTCTGCCGAATAAACAAAGCGTAAGTCCTGGCGCGAACGGGCATCCAGACTTTTCCTGATGATTCGAAAACTCTGAACTTCTGCGGCCGGAATTCCCAGTTTTTCTGCAATATGAATTGCCAGTTCTTGTTCTGGAACCTCAACCGGTAAGCGAATATTAGTAACTTTGAGTGACATAGAGCTTAAACCGAAATCAAACGAGCGCAGTAGCAAGGCATGAGATCATGTCGAGCAATGCGTCATGTTATACTGCCTTGGTAAGCGATTGCAATTTTGTCACTTCGAAACAATTAGAAAAGCAGAAAAAATTTGAGAGGACGAATTCCCCTCTCATCCTCAGGCAGCTTTCCTGAAAGGAACGGTTTCCGGATCTGGCTCACTGCAAACAATTTGCTTTAATTCCTGTTCCAGTTCTTCCATTTTTTCCTGGACTAAATCGGTGTAGGAATTCATCTCTTCACGAGAGATGTCTTTCGGAATGTAGATCGGTTCACCCACCAGATAATAGACTTTCGAAAATGGTTTGGGGATCCAGATACTCGTCCAACTCCCTTGAAATTTCCAGTAGCTTGAAGCTGAAAAAGCGTTAGGAATGACTGCTCTTCCTGAATGTGATGCCAGGAATACAATGCCTGATTTCATTTTATGATGGGGTCCCCGTGGTCCGTCTGGAGTAATGACAATATGCTTGCCTTCTGCCAATGTGATCAATTTTTTGATCGCACTAGCCCCTCCTCGAGTCGTAGAACCACGAATGGCGCCCATTCCAGCTGCCTTCAACATCGCTTCAATTGTATCAGCATCTCGATGCTGGCTGATCAGTGCCACACTATTGTGTTTGACAGCACAAAAAAGTGGAGGGATCACTGAATCATGCCAGACACTATATAAAAATCGTTCATCACCCGTATCAGCGAATGGACAACGTTCGATACTATCTCCGACAAATTCAAGACGGGTTGTCTTAAAGATCATCCGGATGATAAATACGACCAAATAATTGATAACACCCAAAACAGTGCGACTCTGAATTTTCAACCGATTACTCCTGTACGGCGGATTCCAAAAGAAACATTGAAGGAGAGCGAATTGTAATGATGTTCGAATCTGCGCAAATCCCAATTCTCAAATTCGTCTAC
This genomic interval from Gimesia alba contains the following:
- a CDS encoding NAD(P)/FAD-dependent oxidoreductase, which codes for MSLKVTNIRLPVEVPEQELAIHIAEKLGIPAAEVQSFRIIRKSLDARSRQDLRFVYSAEVQVPDESGVLKNLREDSSVQAYSEVPFLDPESGTQPLDERPVVVGSGPAGLLAGYFLALKGYRPLIIERGFPVKERVPEIRHFDKGADFQNENNYLFGEGGAGCFSDGKLTCRLSGPDVQWVLERFVDCGARPSIVYEHRPHLGSNKLPMICRNFRRKIDALGGEFRFECRLEGIDVANGQIQGVMTSSGYLKTSQVILGIGHSARDTYHMLYELGVPLFRKAFQLGLRIEQPQEQVNSHKYGRDEYLSLLGAADYTMITKGKRDLYTFCMCAGGIVMPSISEPKMFCTNGMSNSRHDTGFANSGIMTTIYPEEFGSEHPLAGVELQRKYEAVAFELGEKNYYCPIQRPADFLNDRKTDPGFRYQGTYQRGVVASNLNQVLPPVVISQIQNGLPIMNQKWHGAFLENAVLVGPEMRGSSPIRIDRDRETYQTPGFRGLYPVGEGAGYAGGIVSAAVDGLLSAKKLVAQFAPLGSATV
- a CDS encoding lysophospholipid acyltransferase family protein — translated: MKIQSRTVLGVINYLVVFIIRMIFKTTRLEFVGDSIERCPFADTGDERFLYSVWHDSVIPPLFCAVKHNSVALISQHRDADTIEAMLKAAGMGAIRGSTTRGGASAIKKLITLAEGKHIVITPDGPRGPHHKMKSGIVFLASHSGRAVIPNAFSASSYWKFQGSWTSIWIPKPFSKVYYLVGEPIYIPKDISREEMNSYTDLVQEKMEELEQELKQIVCSEPDPETVPFRKAA